From Oceanispirochaeta sp. M1, a single genomic window includes:
- a CDS encoding tol-pal system YbgF family protein, whose amino-acid sequence MSVEKETEMTGAEKAATMLKVNKKYFVMAGIALVLILVAIGAAEFFSSQKEEKSVLAAEDIESELQDYLAAAEDDKAAAKEEIMVLVEKAKADYPGLYAEMRALNTESLILADEEKWSDAAAGFTAVADSFSESYLAPVALINASAMKEEEGDNAAASALLERVLAEYKDVSADIPEVLFNLGRLSESMSETQKALDFYGQISNDYSSSSWTNLAKSRIIALKAGS is encoded by the coding sequence TTGAGCGTTGAAAAAGAAACTGAAATGACAGGTGCTGAAAAAGCAGCAACAATGTTGAAGGTAAATAAAAAATATTTTGTAATGGCAGGTATTGCACTTGTGCTTATCCTGGTTGCGATCGGTGCAGCTGAGTTTTTTAGTTCACAGAAAGAAGAAAAGTCTGTTCTTGCGGCAGAGGATATTGAATCCGAACTTCAGGATTATCTGGCAGCCGCAGAAGATGACAAGGCTGCTGCTAAAGAAGAGATTATGGTTCTTGTTGAAAAAGCAAAAGCTGATTACCCCGGTCTCTATGCAGAAATGAGAGCTCTTAATACTGAGTCATTGATTTTAGCAGATGAAGAAAAATGGTCAGATGCTGCAGCTGGTTTTACAGCTGTTGCCGATTCTTTTTCTGAAAGCTATCTGGCTCCTGTTGCCCTGATCAATGCTTCTGCAATGAAAGAAGAAGAGGGTGACAATGCAGCAGCCTCAGCTCTGCTTGAAAGAGTACTTGCTGAATACAAGGATGTATCTGCTGATATACCCGAGGTTCTTTTCAATCTGGGTCGTCTCAGTGAATCCATGTCTGAAACACAGAAGGCCTTGGATTTTTATGGTCAGATCAGCAATGATTATTCCAGTTCCAGTTGGACTAACCTTGCCAAAAGCCGTATAATTGCTTTAAAAGCCGGTAGTTGA